A segment of the Triticum urartu cultivar G1812 chromosome 1, Tu2.1, whole genome shotgun sequence genome:
acgcgcACACGCACACTTTCTAGCATCGAATCGACCCCTTCCGCAACCATGTGTTCATCCATGTCCCAGGCTAGCTCTCCACCACCTTCATCCGTCATGTCCAATAGTTTGCACGTCTCCCTCTCATCACTCTTGCTGCTCTGGTTCATTTCGGGCACTGCCCTCAACCCGGGGAGGAACTTCTACAAGTGTGATTGCCATGTTGTGAGTTCATATTCGATCTTTCAATCCATTTCGTGCACTGACGAGGCTGAAAAAATGGGGTGCAGGTTCTGGAAGTGGGAACTACATAAGTTCTTCTCATATTGCAGTCAACTGTCTACCTTGTTTACCTTTCAGATTCTCGAAGATAATCAAGCTTTGCTGAAGAAGATAACCATGTTGTGCCTTGCTGATCTGCTCACCAACTGTCTACTTCTTTTACCTTTCAATTTCGACCTTTTCTGGATCCAAGCCAGCAATGCATCAGTCAGTAATGTTTTTTTTTCCACCAAGGTCGTTGATGTAGTAATAGCTAGTAATTTAAGTTTGGACCAAGCTACTCAATGCATATCAATGTGCGATCCAGTATTGGCTGGCTGTTTTAACTATTACTCACACTGTAAATCCCTGCCAGCAATCAAGGCACCCACGAATGATTAATGGCTTTCATTTATCAAGCGTATATTAGGAGCAGGTCGTGAACCGTTAATTACACCAGAAGCTTGCACTCTGGCATAATCACACCAACTTTATCCACCCAGCATTGTTCACTTGAAAAGTGTGGTATTTTAATTTCGGCACATGTTTTGAACTCCTGATTAACAACTGAAAATCCTTATATGTATCAGTTTCTAACCGAAAAAATCAGTTGGCTTCATTCTTCATCGTTAACTCTAATCATGAAAGATACAACTTGAATTTTAAAACGCCGGTCCCAAAATGGCTCTCCATCGAGACACACTGCAAAACATCAGGGACGTCATTCATACCGCCATTTACGTGTGCACCACAGCCATTGGCAGTCCATAAATCACAAATGGACAAGCCTTTAATGAGACTCAGCTCCTCTGTGCCCATCAATTTTCCCAGCTCTCGTGTAGTCTGCAGCCCATCATGACACCCAGCTCGCACGCTTGTACCGAAATAAACAAAAAATGACGGAATCAAGGATTTTTTTTATTGACCAACCTGTTGAGCACCGTTTGTGCAGAAGCCATGTCCCAGCCCTCCGTTGTTTTAGCTCTGTTACGTTTCCTCCTTCTGTTTTACTACAGGGCTGGGACTAGAGAGGGTGGTGCTAAATGATCACTGCCCCACGTCAACAGGAATGAAGGCATCTCCAGAACTGTGACGCGCAGTGCTGGCAGACTTGCATGTATTCCTATGAATCATAAATGCGGTACAGCCTGCTCATGTGATGTATATCACGATGTATTCGAAGGACAAACTATTAACGCGACGTGTATTGCCAATGGGGCTATATTAACTAGGAATCACGATGCGCGCACGGACGTCTGGGATAACGGCATCGCGTGGCCGCATGTCCCAAAAATCCGCGTCCATAACAAACGGACGCGAATTTTTGGGACATGGTACCACGTGAGGATGTTATCCTGGTCGACGATTGATGCTAGCGATTCGCATTTAATATAGTGATTAAGTGGATACTGCGACAATACATAGGGATAAGCTAGCAAATACACAACGGTAATACATTTAACGTGGGCCAACTACTGGTGTGTTTATGATCAGGACGCAGGGATGCAGGTTACCATTCAATGCAATTAACGTTCGTGACCTGGCCCGTAGTAAATGAGGCCT
Coding sequences within it:
- the LOC125539683 gene encoding uncharacterized protein LOC125539683; amino-acid sequence: MCSSMSQASSPPPSSVMSNSLHVSLSSLLLLWFISGTALNPGRNFYKCDCHVILEDNQALLKKITMLCLADLLTNCLLLLPFNFDLFWIQASNASVSNVFFSTKVVDVVIASNLSLDQATQCISMCDPVLAGCFNYYSHCKSLPAIKAPTND